In Actinomyces radicidentis, one genomic interval encodes:
- a CDS encoding MBL fold metallo-hydrolase: MKLTVIGCTGSMSGPESSASSYLVQARGTDADGSERTWSVVLDLGPGSMGQMLNHVDPRDLDALAISHCHADHMVDLVGMHVFRRWYPEGALGPVLTLGPSELLPRLNGVDGTPASETYSTEFTFRTAVPGESVQVGPMTITPFEAVHPVEAYGYRVEGPSEEAGEDGSPRTVSLAFTGDTDLCPGIEAMADGVDLLLAEAAFVEGRDTLRGMHLTGKRAGELAAGTSGEGGRAPAGALVLTHIQPWTEHDVPLAEAAQVYDGPLEAATAGASWEI; this comes from the coding sequence ATGAAGCTCACCGTCATCGGCTGCACCGGCTCCATGTCCGGGCCCGAGTCCTCCGCGTCCAGCTACCTCGTGCAGGCGCGCGGGACCGACGCCGACGGCTCCGAGCGCACCTGGTCCGTCGTCCTCGACCTCGGCCCGGGCTCGATGGGGCAGATGCTGAACCACGTCGACCCGCGCGACCTCGACGCCCTGGCGATCTCCCACTGCCACGCCGACCACATGGTCGACCTCGTCGGCATGCACGTCTTCCGCCGCTGGTACCCCGAGGGCGCTCTCGGGCCGGTCCTCACCCTGGGCCCGTCCGAGCTGCTGCCCCGCCTCAACGGCGTCGACGGCACCCCGGCGTCGGAGACCTACTCGACCGAGTTCACCTTCCGCACCGCCGTGCCGGGGGAGAGCGTCCAGGTCGGTCCCATGACGATCACGCCCTTCGAGGCGGTCCACCCCGTCGAGGCCTACGGCTACCGCGTCGAGGGTCCCAGCGAGGAGGCCGGCGAGGACGGCTCACCGCGCACGGTGTCGCTGGCCTTCACCGGGGACACGGACCTGTGCCCCGGCATCGAGGCCATGGCCGACGGCGTCGACCTCCTCCTGGCGGAGGCGGCCTTCGTCGAGGGCCGCGACACCCTGCGCGGCATGCACCTCACCGGCAAGCGCGCCGGCGAGCTCGCCGCCGGCACGAGCGGCGAGGGCGGTCGCGCCCCCGCCGGCGCCCTCGTCCTCACCCACATCCAGCCCTGGACCGAGCACGACGTGCCGCTCGCCGAGGCCGCCCAGGTCTATGACGGCCCGCTCGAGGCCGCGACGGCCGGCGCCTCCTGGGAGATCTGA
- the murI gene encoding glutamate racemase, producing the protein MFDSGVGGLTVARAVMDQLPGEQILYIGDTAHSPYGPRSISDVRSLALGIMDELVDAGVKMLVIACNTASAAVLHDARRRYTEERGVPVIEVIHPAARAAARVTRNGRIGLIATQGTVRSRAYSDALEAVPDVQLFSEACPRFVELAERGITTGPEVMATAEEYLAPMSDFDVDTLILGCTHYPLLIGPISYVMGEDVTLVTSSEETAKDVYRELARRDLLRDPEAPAPRHEFCSTGDPESFAVLARRFLGPEVGRVSRADLVPGSTHMVFSSDVPAPARLVADRDGALGGGAPAATPSSADGRQTADTPSLPDPVPPS; encoded by the coding sequence ATGTTCGACTCAGGAGTCGGCGGCCTGACGGTGGCGCGCGCGGTCATGGACCAGCTCCCCGGCGAGCAGATCCTCTACATCGGGGACACCGCCCACAGCCCCTACGGACCGCGCTCCATCTCCGACGTCCGCAGCCTCGCCCTCGGCATCATGGACGAGCTCGTCGACGCCGGCGTCAAGATGCTCGTCATCGCCTGCAACACCGCCTCCGCCGCCGTGCTGCACGACGCCCGCCGCCGCTACACCGAGGAGCGCGGCGTCCCCGTCATCGAGGTCATCCACCCCGCTGCACGCGCCGCCGCCCGTGTCACCCGCAACGGGCGCATCGGCCTCATCGCCACCCAGGGCACCGTCCGCTCGCGCGCCTACTCCGACGCCCTCGAGGCCGTCCCCGACGTCCAGCTCTTCTCCGAGGCCTGCCCGCGCTTCGTCGAGCTCGCCGAGCGCGGGATCACCACCGGCCCCGAGGTCATGGCCACCGCCGAGGAGTACCTGGCTCCCATGAGCGACTTCGACGTCGACACCCTCATCCTGGGGTGCACCCACTACCCGCTGCTCATCGGCCCCATCTCCTACGTCATGGGGGAGGACGTCACCCTCGTCACCTCCAGCGAGGAGACCGCCAAGGACGTCTACCGCGAGCTCGCCCGCCGCGACCTCCTGCGCGACCCCGAGGCGCCCGCGCCCCGCCACGAGTTCTGCTCCACCGGGGACCCCGAGTCCTTCGCGGTCCTCGCCCGCCGCTTCCTCGGCCCGGAGGTCGGGCGCGTCTCCCGCGCGGACCTCGTGCCCGGCTCGACCCACATGGTCTTCTCCTCCGACGTGCCCGCCCCGGCCCGCCTCGTCGCCGACCGCGACGGCGCGCTCGGCGGCGGCGCGCCCGCCGCGACGCCGTCGTCCGCCGACGGGCGGCAGACGGCGGACACCCCCTCGCTCCCCGACCCCGTTCCGCCCTCCTGA
- a CDS encoding DUF2017 family protein, with protein MRGFLAVPEGWASRLEAWEREFIAGLLDQVGGVLASAETSSDRAARAERSRRASAGEDGAGEHGAARPSLAVVRDGESAEDAAVLASLDFTAPDPEVDGPAGGRSIADGAPAALAPLIEALLPDASEDPDVAVEVAGMTRGHLRALKHERLESVVAELLEPTGEAGSVLVRRGEEGHWLGALNDARLVLAERLGIEDSQDADDVHAVAYEDAPETEDEDTRWRRGLALAYDMITWWQESLVAVLLHPEARS; from the coding sequence ATGCGCGGCTTCCTCGCCGTCCCCGAGGGCTGGGCCTCCCGGCTGGAGGCCTGGGAGCGCGAGTTCATCGCCGGCCTGCTCGACCAGGTCGGAGGCGTCCTCGCGTCCGCCGAGACGTCCTCCGACAGGGCCGCGCGCGCCGAGCGCTCCCGCCGCGCGTCCGCCGGTGAGGACGGTGCCGGGGAGCACGGCGCGGCACGGCCCTCCCTCGCCGTCGTCCGCGACGGGGAGAGCGCCGAGGACGCGGCCGTCCTCGCCTCCCTCGACTTCACAGCCCCTGACCCCGAGGTCGACGGGCCCGCCGGGGGGCGCTCGATCGCCGACGGCGCCCCCGCCGCCCTCGCCCCCCTCATCGAGGCGCTCCTGCCGGACGCCTCGGAGGACCCCGACGTCGCCGTCGAGGTCGCCGGCATGACCCGCGGGCACCTGCGCGCCCTCAAGCACGAGCGGCTCGAGAGCGTCGTCGCCGAGCTCCTCGAGCCCACCGGCGAGGCCGGCTCCGTCCTCGTGCGCCGCGGTGAGGAGGGGCACTGGCTCGGCGCCCTCAACGACGCCCGCCTCGTCCTCGCCGAGCGCCTCGGCATCGAGGACTCCCAGGACGCCGACGACGTCCACGCCGTCGCCTACGAGGACGCCCCGGAGACCGAGGACGAGGACACCCGCTGGCGGCGCGGGCTCGCCCTCGCCTACGACATGATCACCTGGTGGCAGGAATCACTGGTGGCCGTCCTCCTCCACCCGGAGGCCCGCTCATAG
- the clpS gene encoding ATP-dependent Clp protease adapter ClpS, whose product MSPRTPVAEPVTQREARLDPAREWCTVVHDDPVNTMDYVVWVFHSYFGYPLPLAERRMMQVHTAGRAVVSRGARERMEVDVTAMHSYGLRATIEPVAAEDAADAAA is encoded by the coding sequence ATGTCTCCCCGGACCCCCGTCGCCGAGCCCGTCACCCAGCGGGAGGCGCGCCTCGACCCCGCGCGGGAGTGGTGCACCGTCGTCCACGACGACCCGGTCAACACCATGGACTACGTCGTGTGGGTCTTCCACAGCTACTTCGGCTACCCGCTGCCCCTCGCCGAGCGCCGCATGATGCAGGTGCACACGGCCGGCCGCGCCGTCGTCTCCCGCGGTGCCCGCGAACGCATGGAGGTCGACGTCACCGCCATGCACTCCTACGGCCTGCGCGCCACCATCGAGCCCGTCGCCGCGGAGGACGCGGCCGACGCGGCCGCCTGA
- a CDS encoding nicotinate phosphoribosyltransferase, whose amino-acid sequence MTSRTAPAPSAPSPSTALLTDMYELTMLQGALRSGRAERRSVFELFGRSLPASRRFGVVAGTARLLDAIEAFTFTPEQIDFLHRTGVVDDTTLDYLRDYRFSGNVRGYAEGECYFSGSPLLTVEGTFAEACILETVALSIFNYDCAVASAASRMTIAAHGRPCADFGARRAEEQAAVAAARAAVVGGFTSTSNLEAGMRYGIPTVGTSAHSFTLLHDTEAEAFAAQVASLGPGTTILVDTYNIERGITRAVQAARDGGGELGAIRLDSGDLVAEAFKARAQLDALGATSTRITVTNDLDEYAIAALGAAPVDSYGVGTKLVTGSGRPTAALVYKLVERVDDDGVMQEVAKFSEGGKATVGGRKWAGRVLDAAGTAVEELIVSAREEGEALAALEAAGARPLQVDLVRGGEIVEEHRGPQALKEAAERHQVSRAELPYDAWRLSEGEPAVPTRHLDLDGRTTLQG is encoded by the coding sequence ATGACAAGCCGCACGGCCCCCGCCCCGTCCGCCCCGTCACCGAGCACCGCCCTGCTCACCGACATGTACGAGCTCACGATGCTCCAGGGCGCCCTGCGCTCGGGCCGCGCCGAGCGGCGCAGCGTCTTCGAGCTCTTCGGCCGCTCCCTGCCGGCCTCGCGGCGCTTCGGCGTCGTCGCGGGCACGGCCCGACTCCTGGACGCGATCGAGGCCTTCACCTTCACGCCCGAGCAGATCGACTTCCTCCACCGCACCGGCGTCGTCGATGACACGACGCTCGACTACCTGCGCGACTACCGGTTCAGCGGAAACGTGCGCGGCTACGCCGAGGGCGAGTGCTACTTCTCCGGGTCCCCGCTCCTCACCGTCGAGGGCACCTTCGCCGAGGCCTGCATCCTGGAGACGGTAGCGCTGTCGATCTTCAACTACGACTGCGCGGTCGCCTCGGCGGCCTCCCGCATGACGATCGCCGCGCACGGCCGCCCCTGCGCGGACTTCGGCGCCCGCCGCGCCGAGGAGCAGGCGGCCGTGGCCGCCGCGCGCGCCGCCGTCGTCGGTGGCTTCACCTCGACCTCGAACCTCGAGGCCGGGATGCGCTACGGCATCCCCACCGTGGGCACCTCCGCCCACTCCTTCACGCTCCTGCACGACACCGAGGCCGAGGCCTTCGCGGCGCAGGTCGCGTCACTCGGCCCGGGCACGACGATCCTCGTCGACACCTACAACATCGAGCGAGGCATCACCCGCGCCGTCCAGGCCGCGCGCGACGGCGGCGGCGAGCTCGGCGCCATCCGGCTCGACTCCGGAGACCTCGTCGCCGAGGCCTTCAAGGCCCGCGCCCAGCTCGACGCCCTCGGCGCCACCTCCACGAGGATCACGGTGACGAACGACCTCGACGAGTACGCCATCGCGGCGCTCGGTGCGGCGCCGGTCGACTCCTACGGCGTCGGCACGAAGCTCGTCACCGGCTCGGGGCGCCCGACGGCGGCCCTCGTCTACAAGCTCGTCGAGCGCGTCGACGACGACGGCGTCATGCAGGAGGTCGCCAAGTTCTCCGAGGGCGGGAAGGCCACCGTCGGCGGCCGCAAGTGGGCCGGGCGCGTCCTGGACGCGGCGGGCACCGCCGTCGAGGAGCTCATCGTCTCCGCCCGCGAGGAGGGCGAGGCCCTCGCCGCGCTCGAGGCCGCCGGCGCCCGTCCGCTCCAGGTGGACCTCGTGCGGGGCGGCGAGATCGTCGAGGAGCACCGCGGCCCGCAGGCCCTCAAGGAAGCCGCGGAGCGCCACCAGGTCTCGCGCGCCGAGCTCCCCTACGACGCGTGGCGCCTGTCCGAGGGCGAGCCGGCCGTCCCGACGCGCCACCTCGACCTCGACGGCCGCACGACCCTCCAGGGCTGA
- a CDS encoding DEAD/DEAH box helicase, whose protein sequence is MSPARGSQASSNPHQPSIFAAENLSPAYPQRAAWGTSRPLRAWQAAALEKYLAERPQDFLAVATPGAGKTTFALRVATELLSAGEVHKVTIVCPTEHLKYQWAEAAARVGIHIDPSYTNSQGALGTRFDGVALTYAQVAANPNLHRARTDRTRTLVILDEIHHGGDALSWGDAIREAFTPARRRLALTGTPFRSDASPIPFVRYAEETGGIKRSKADYSYGYSDALRDGVVRPVMFMTYSGEMRWRTKAGDEIAARLGEPLTKDLEAQAWRTALDPTGEWIPAVLAAADQRLTEVRRQVPDAGGLVIATDQTRARAYAKQLRAITGESPTVVLSDDSGASSRIETFSESTDRWMVAVRMVSEGVDVPRLAVGVYATSTSTPLFFAQAVGRFVRSRARGETASVFLPTVTPLLGLANELEVARDHVLGRPASNEDEVFGWAEDSLIEQANKEEKVSDELLGGYESMGSTAEFDRVLFDGGEFGTGAMVGSVEEQEYLGLPGLLEPEQVTALLRQRQDKQIASQKREAAAAKQRRANSGVDDARRRQAARKELSQLVAAWARRTNKPHGVVHNDLRRVCGGPEVAQASTEEIEKRVQTLRRWFVGKR, encoded by the coding sequence GTGAGCCCCGCACGAGGCTCCCAGGCGTCCAGCAACCCGCACCAGCCCTCCATCTTCGCCGCGGAGAACCTCTCCCCGGCGTACCCGCAGCGTGCCGCCTGGGGCACGTCGCGCCCGCTGCGCGCCTGGCAGGCCGCCGCCCTCGAGAAGTACCTGGCCGAGAGGCCGCAGGACTTCCTCGCCGTCGCCACCCCCGGGGCCGGCAAGACGACCTTCGCCCTGCGCGTCGCCACCGAGCTCCTCTCCGCCGGCGAGGTCCACAAGGTGACGATCGTCTGCCCCACCGAGCACCTCAAGTACCAGTGGGCCGAGGCCGCCGCCCGAGTCGGCATCCACATCGACCCCAGCTACACCAACAGCCAGGGGGCGCTCGGCACCCGCTTCGACGGCGTCGCCCTCACCTACGCGCAGGTCGCCGCCAACCCGAACCTCCACCGGGCCCGCACCGACCGCACCCGCACCCTCGTCATCCTCGACGAGATCCACCACGGCGGCGACGCCCTCTCCTGGGGCGACGCCATCCGCGAGGCCTTCACGCCCGCGCGCCGCCGCCTCGCCCTCACCGGCACGCCCTTCCGCTCGGACGCCTCGCCCATCCCCTTCGTCCGCTACGCGGAGGAGACCGGCGGCATCAAGCGCTCCAAGGCCGACTACTCCTACGGCTACTCCGACGCGCTGCGCGACGGCGTCGTCCGCCCCGTCATGTTCATGACCTACTCCGGCGAGATGCGCTGGCGCACCAAGGCCGGTGACGAGATCGCCGCCCGCCTCGGAGAGCCCCTCACCAAGGACCTCGAGGCCCAGGCCTGGCGCACCGCGCTGGACCCGACGGGGGAGTGGATCCCCGCCGTCCTCGCCGCCGCCGACCAGCGCCTCACCGAGGTCCGCCGCCAGGTCCCCGACGCCGGCGGCCTCGTCATCGCCACCGACCAGACCAGGGCCCGCGCCTACGCCAAGCAGCTGCGAGCCATCACCGGCGAGTCGCCCACCGTCGTCCTGTCCGACGACTCGGGCGCCTCCAGCCGCATCGAGACCTTCTCCGAGTCGACCGACCGCTGGATGGTGGCCGTGCGCATGGTCTCCGAGGGCGTCGACGTTCCCCGCCTCGCCGTCGGCGTCTACGCGACGAGCACCTCCACCCCGCTGTTCTTCGCCCAGGCCGTCGGGCGCTTTGTGCGCTCCCGCGCCCGCGGCGAGACCGCCAGCGTCTTCCTGCCCACGGTCACGCCCCTCCTGGGCCTGGCGAACGAGCTCGAGGTCGCCCGCGACCACGTCCTCGGCCGCCCCGCCTCCAACGAGGACGAGGTCTTCGGGTGGGCCGAGGACAGCCTCATCGAGCAGGCCAACAAGGAGGAGAAGGTCTCCGACGAGCTCCTGGGCGGCTACGAGTCCATGGGCTCCACCGCCGAGTTCGACCGCGTCCTGTTCGACGGCGGCGAGTTCGGCACCGGCGCCATGGTCGGGAGCGTCGAGGAGCAGGAGTACCTCGGACTGCCGGGCCTGCTCGAGCCCGAGCAGGTGACCGCCCTCCTGCGCCAGCGCCAGGACAAGCAGATCGCCTCCCAGAAGCGCGAGGCCGCAGCCGCCAAGCAGCGCCGGGCGAACTCCGGCGTCGACGACGCACGCCGCCGCCAGGCCGCCCGCAAGGAGCTCAGCCAGCTCGTCGCCGCCTGGGCCCGCCGGACCAACAAGCCGCACGGCGTCGTCCACAACGACCTGCGCCGCGTCTGCGGCGGGCCCGAGGTCGCCCAGGCCTCCACCGAGGAGATCGAGAAGCGCGTGCAGACCCTGCGCCGCTGGTTCGTCGGCAAGCGCTGA
- a CDS encoding DUF3039 domain-containing protein: protein MSDPLEQPQDSADPGTPGGPSEPGSPLSDPATGASTGTAVLEREELQSTDDGDADRFAHYVRKDKIAAAAATGRPVVALCGKVWTPGRDPSKYPVCPTCKQIYNDMQPGGGNGGKGPRRPRFPFGRGGQ, encoded by the coding sequence ATGAGCGATCCCCTCGAGCAGCCACAGGACAGCGCCGACCCCGGCACCCCCGGCGGCCCGAGCGAGCCGGGCAGCCCGCTCTCGGACCCGGCCACGGGCGCCTCCACCGGCACCGCGGTCCTCGAGCGCGAGGAGCTGCAGTCCACCGACGACGGCGACGCCGACCGCTTCGCCCACTACGTCCGCAAGGACAAGATCGCCGCCGCCGCGGCCACCGGACGCCCTGTCGTCGCCCTGTGCGGCAAGGTCTGGACCCCCGGGCGCGACCCGTCGAAGTACCCGGTCTGCCCCACCTGCAAGCAGATCTACAACGACATGCAGCCCGGCGGTGGTAACGGCGGCAAGGGCCCGCGCCGCCCCCGCTTCCCCTTCGGCCGAGGCGGTCAGTGA
- a CDS encoding glucosamine-6-phosphate deaminase, translating to MEIVVLDTPETIARRAADAVEALLAERPDAVLGTATGSSPLPLYAELSRRCSEDRLSLARSIAFMLDEYVGLPDGHPERYHAFMERHLRAVTDLPAASLHGPEAPAGADDAALEEACRRYEDAMAAAGYCDLQILGIGSDGHIGFNEPGGPLDSRTHVGVLAESTRRDNARFFDGDLDAVPTRCLTQGLATILEARRLVLIATGEGKADAVAAMVDGPLTPDLPASVLQRHDDVLVLLDPAAASSLRSR from the coding sequence ATGGAGATCGTCGTCCTCGACACCCCCGAGACCATCGCCCGGCGCGCCGCCGACGCCGTCGAGGCCCTCCTCGCCGAGCGCCCCGACGCCGTCCTCGGCACGGCCACCGGATCCAGCCCCCTGCCCCTGTACGCCGAGCTCTCCCGCCGCTGCTCCGAGGACCGCCTCAGCCTCGCGCGCTCCATCGCCTTCATGCTCGACGAGTACGTCGGACTGCCCGACGGGCACCCCGAGCGCTACCACGCCTTCATGGAGCGCCACCTGCGCGCCGTCACGGACCTGCCGGCGGCGAGCCTCCACGGTCCCGAGGCCCCCGCCGGCGCCGACGACGCCGCGCTCGAGGAGGCGTGCCGCCGCTACGAGGACGCCATGGCCGCCGCCGGCTACTGCGACCTCCAGATCCTCGGCATCGGCTCCGACGGCCACATCGGCTTCAACGAGCCCGGGGGCCCGCTCGACTCGCGCACCCACGTCGGCGTCCTCGCCGAGTCCACCCGCCGGGACAACGCCCGCTTCTTCGACGGCGACCTCGACGCCGTCCCCACCCGCTGCCTCACCCAGGGCCTCGCCACCATCCTGGAGGCCCGCCGCCTCGTCCTCATCGCCACCGGCGAGGGCAAGGCCGACGCCGTCGCCGCCATGGTCGACGGCCCCCTGACCCCGGACCTGCCGGCCAGCGTCCTCCAGCGGCACGACGACGTCCTCGTCCTCCTGGACCCCGCCGCCGCGAGCAGCCTGCGAAGCCGCTGA
- a CDS encoding transporter, translating to MVATLVRLRWRLTVNAVTRSPWMIIAAVLGGLYGAAFLAGLVSGAATLGGRASLEVIAPVLAATGALTVLGWTLLPLLLTGLDSTLDPRAMAAWTAPSRRLARALAVGAGAGLPGILTGLGMLLPLLTWGLAGQPGPALLAVLMAPAALATCVLLSRVLVIGAGLSGSRRGRDGVAVIGAVLVLACAALPSLVSTAAGSGGLDGARLAAAGRVAGLTPFGWALAAPGYLALGRPVAAALLALGALALPAVLLPVWERVVARVMTGPARATGGARAYAAPSADDAAAGRGSAVERAVLPWHRRLSRLLPSPAAAVAARCLRYWRTDPRYLTQALSLVAVALVIAVSTATGYASSEVTDADASVSVGLGGGPGGVGGVVLVAVPLIALVAGWVLHDDLGMDSTALWTHVLAGLRGRDDRLGRVAAALVWQVPLVLVVGLVGAAWSGSWYALPAVLGLIAALLGAGTAWSSVMSVLMPYETNPPGESPLRSRSSGGVFVAAFLQMIGLLAVVVAAGPALAGLIVIALAGSWSWGWALLVGGLVWGAALGALGVVQGGRLLDARGVRVLATIRTWPGHEDAP from the coding sequence GTGGTTGCGACCCTCGTCCGACTGAGGTGGCGCCTCACCGTCAACGCCGTCACCCGCAGCCCGTGGATGATCATCGCCGCCGTCCTCGGCGGTCTTTACGGCGCCGCGTTCCTCGCGGGCCTCGTCTCCGGCGCCGCGACGCTCGGCGGACGAGCGTCGCTCGAGGTCATCGCCCCCGTGCTCGCCGCGACCGGCGCCCTCACCGTGCTCGGCTGGACGCTCCTGCCGCTGCTCCTCACCGGTCTCGACTCCACCCTGGACCCGCGCGCCATGGCCGCCTGGACGGCGCCCTCGCGCCGCCTCGCCCGGGCGCTGGCCGTCGGAGCCGGCGCGGGCCTGCCCGGGATCCTCACCGGGCTCGGGATGCTCCTGCCCCTCCTCACGTGGGGCCTCGCCGGACAGCCGGGGCCGGCGCTCCTCGCGGTGCTCATGGCGCCTGCGGCCCTGGCGACCTGCGTCCTGCTCAGCCGCGTCCTCGTCATCGGGGCGGGCCTGTCCGGCTCGAGGCGGGGACGCGACGGCGTCGCCGTCATCGGCGCCGTCCTCGTCCTCGCCTGCGCCGCGCTCCCGAGCCTCGTGTCGACCGCGGCCGGCTCGGGAGGGCTCGACGGCGCCCGCCTCGCCGCCGCGGGCCGCGTCGCCGGCCTCACTCCCTTCGGGTGGGCGCTCGCCGCGCCCGGCTACCTCGCCCTCGGACGGCCCGTGGCCGCCGCGCTCCTCGCCCTCGGCGCTCTCGCCCTGCCGGCCGTGCTGCTGCCCGTGTGGGAGCGCGTCGTCGCCCGGGTCATGACGGGGCCGGCCCGGGCGACCGGTGGCGCCCGGGCCTACGCGGCCCCCTCCGCCGACGACGCAGCGGCGGGCCGGGGGAGCGCGGTGGAGCGCGCGGTGCTGCCGTGGCACCGGCGCCTCTCGCGCCTCCTGCCCTCGCCCGCGGCCGCCGTCGCCGCCCGCTGCCTGCGCTACTGGCGCACCGATCCCCGCTACCTCACCCAGGCGCTCAGCCTCGTCGCCGTCGCCCTCGTCATCGCGGTCTCCACGGCGACCGGCTACGCCTCGAGCGAGGTGACGGACGCGGACGCCTCCGTGTCCGTCGGCCTGGGCGGCGGGCCTGGAGGGGTGGGCGGGGTCGTGCTCGTCGCGGTGCCCCTCATCGCCCTCGTCGCGGGGTGGGTCCTCCACGATGACCTCGGGATGGACTCCACGGCTCTGTGGACCCACGTGTTGGCGGGCCTGCGGGGCCGCGACGACCGCCTCGGACGCGTCGCCGCCGCGCTCGTCTGGCAGGTCCCTCTCGTCCTCGTCGTCGGACTGGTGGGTGCGGCGTGGTCGGGCTCGTGGTACGCCCTGCCGGCCGTGCTCGGCCTCATCGCGGCGCTGCTCGGGGCGGGCACCGCGTGGTCCAGCGTCATGAGCGTCCTCATGCCCTACGAGACGAACCCGCCCGGCGAGAGCCCGCTGCGCTCGCGCAGCTCCGGCGGCGTCTTCGTCGCGGCCTTCCTCCAGATGATCGGCCTCCTCGCCGTCGTGGTGGCCGCGGGTCCGGCGCTCGCCGGCCTCATCGTCATCGCCCTCGCCGGGTCCTGGTCCTGGGGGTGGGCGCTGCTGGTCGGCGGCCTCGTCTGGGGTGCCGCCCTGGGCGCCCTCGGCGTCGTGCAGGGCGGGCGCCTCCTCGACGCCCGGGGCGTGCGCGTGCTCGCCACGATCCGCACCTGGCCCGGTCATGAGGACGCCCCGTAG
- a CDS encoding ABC transporter ATP-binding protein: protein MSEIPPRPDAVAPGTTGPGAPTGPAGAPALLLTHLCKAFGQKVAVDNLSLAVPTGAVYGVVGPNGAGKTTTLSMATGLLVPDAGTALVHGVDVWRDPGRAKALLGVLPDGLRTFDRLSGLDLVTYSGLLRGLGRETVIPRATQLLHVLGLWDAGTTLVADYSAGMRKKVHLACALVHSPSVLVLDEPFEAVDPVSAQTIQGILHDFAAAGGTVIISSHVMATVQRFCSHVAIIDRGIVVAAGTTAQVADGGDLEDRFAQLVGAPTTREDLSWLRPSSD, encoded by the coding sequence ATGAGCGAGATCCCTCCCCGCCCTGACGCCGTCGCCCCGGGAACCACCGGCCCCGGCGCGCCCACCGGACCGGCCGGTGCCCCGGCCCTCCTCCTCACCCACCTGTGCAAGGCCTTCGGTCAGAAGGTCGCCGTCGACAACCTCAGCCTCGCCGTCCCCACCGGCGCCGTCTACGGCGTCGTCGGACCCAACGGCGCCGGGAAGACGACGACCCTGTCCATGGCGACCGGCCTCCTCGTCCCCGACGCCGGCACGGCCCTCGTCCACGGCGTCGACGTGTGGCGCGACCCGGGCCGGGCCAAGGCCCTCCTCGGCGTCCTGCCCGACGGCCTGCGCACCTTCGACCGCCTCAGCGGGCTCGACCTCGTCACCTACTCCGGGCTCCTGCGCGGCCTCGGCCGCGAGACCGTCATCCCGCGCGCCACCCAGCTCCTCCACGTCCTGGGACTGTGGGACGCCGGCACGACCCTCGTCGCCGACTACTCCGCCGGCATGCGCAAGAAGGTCCACCTCGCCTGCGCCCTCGTCCACTCGCCGAGCGTCCTCGTCCTCGACGAGCCCTTCGAGGCCGTCGACCCCGTCTCCGCCCAGACGATCCAGGGCATCCTGCACGACTTCGCCGCCGCCGGCGGCACCGTCATCATCTCGAGCCACGTCATGGCCACCGTGCAGCGCTTCTGCAGCCACGTCGCCATCATCGACCGCGGGATCGTCGTGGCCGCCGGCACGACGGCGCAGGTGGCCGACGGCGGCGACCTGGAGGACCGCTTCGCCCAGCTCGTGGGCGCCCCGACGACGAGGGAGGACCTGTCGTGGTTGCGACCCTCGTCCGACTGA
- a CDS encoding cation transporter, whose amino-acid sequence MTTPSVPAPGRPVASLRRVVLAVAAANLLYGLLEAAVGLRIGSVSLLADAADFGEDAAINLLVALALGWSAQRRRATGRALAVIVLVPAAVAGWELLGKLGDPVAPAAGALTLTAAGAALVNLGCALALVRVRSHGGSLTQAAWYAARNDVLINVLVIVVGALTAVTGSVLPDGVAGALMILLGLHAAWEVWEAAEGEEDDDADGGAGAGAAPSARA is encoded by the coding sequence GTGACCACCCCCTCCGTCCCCGCCCCGGGGCGTCCCGTCGCCTCCCTGCGCCGCGTCGTCCTCGCCGTCGCCGCCGCCAACCTCCTCTACGGCCTCCTCGAGGCCGCCGTCGGCCTGCGCATCGGCTCCGTCTCCCTCCTCGCCGACGCCGCCGACTTCGGCGAGGACGCCGCGATCAACCTCCTCGTGGCCCTCGCCCTGGGCTGGAGCGCGCAGCGCCGACGCGCCACCGGGCGCGCCCTCGCGGTCATCGTCCTCGTCCCCGCCGCCGTCGCGGGCTGGGAGCTCCTCGGCAAGCTCGGCGACCCCGTCGCCCCGGCCGCGGGCGCCCTCACGCTCACCGCCGCCGGCGCCGCCCTCGTCAACCTCGGCTGCGCCCTCGCGCTCGTGCGCGTGCGCTCCCACGGCGGCTCCCTCACCCAGGCCGCCTGGTACGCCGCCCGCAACGACGTCCTCATCAACGTCCTCGTCATCGTCGTCGGCGCGCTCACCGCCGTCACCGGCTCCGTCCTGCCCGACGGCGTCGCCGGCGCCCTCATGATCCTGCTCGGCCTCCACGCCGCCTGGGAGGTCTGGGAGGCCGCCGAGGGCGAGGAGGACGACGATGCCGACGGCGGAGCCGGCGCCGGGGCGGCTCCGAGCGCCCGGGCCTGA